In Nerophis ophidion isolate RoL-2023_Sa linkage group LG02, RoL_Noph_v1.0, whole genome shotgun sequence, one DNA window encodes the following:
- the gjd6 gene encoding gap junction protein delta 6 has product MTEWTLLKRLLDAVHQHSTMIGRLWLTVMVIFRLLVVAVATEDVYTDEQEMFVCNTLQPGCATVCYDAFAPISQPRFWVFHIISVSTPSLCFIIYTWHNLSKLPQKTNQTQAPEREDVSGQLGWEVGGQEAFGRSCDSDSCSLSSHKHLGNNLPEVLQAQAVSGGVLSKCYVLHVCLRAVLEVGFVVAQWKLFGFQVPVHILCSTVPCSQPVDCYVSRPTEKTIFLLFMFCVGVFCILLNLLELNHLGWKKIRQAVRMREGASWGRYPGKRGGYQIFPPDTPSLTSSLGYRDVTSTTSLPTLDLVMGHQADCTCGVDFGRMRKEEVVREFGLEQPKKHKRESKKEKRPSKQRSAEIWI; this is encoded by the exons ATGACAGAATGGACCCTGCTTAAACGCCTCTTAGATGCAGTTCACCAGCACTCCACCATGATCGGCAGGCTGTGGCTCACCGTCATGGTGATCTTCCGGCTGCTGGTTGTTGCTGTTGCCACGGAGGACGTGTACACGGACGAGCAGGAGATGTTTGTGTGCAACACGCTGCAGCCGGGATGCGCCACCGTCTGCTACGATGCGTTTGCGCCCATCTCGCAACCTCGCTTCTGGGTCTTCCACATCATCAGCGTGTCCACTCCGTCCCTGTGTTTCATCATCTACACATGGCACAACTTGTCCAAGCTTCCCCAAAAGACCAACCAGACGCAGGCGCCGGAGCGTGAAGACGTCTCAGGGCAGTTGGGCTGGGAGGTTGGTGGACAGGAGGCATTCGGTCGGAGCTGTGACTCAGATAGCTGCTCCCTCAGCTCGCATAAGCATCTCGGGAACAACCTGCCAGAGGTCCTTCAAG CGCAAGCTGTCTCTGGAGGGGTCTTGTCCAAGTGTTACGTCTTACATGTGTGCTTGCGTGCTGTTCTAGAGGTAGGATTCGTGGTGGCCCAGTGGAAGCTTTTTGGCTTTCAGGTGCCAGTCCACATTTTGTGTTCCACGGTGCCCTGCAGCCAGCCAGTTGACTGTTATGTCTCCAGACCCACCGAGAAGACCATTTTCCTGCTCTTTATGTTCTGTGTGGGAGTTTTCTGTATTCTTCTCAACTTGCTGGAACTCAACCACCTGGGCTGGAAGAAGATCCGCCAAGCAGTGAGGATGAGAGAAGGTGCATCATGGGGGCGCTACCCGGGAAAGAGAGGTGGATACCAAATCTTTCCACCGGACACTCCTTCACTCACGTCTTCTCTGGGCTACAGGGATGTGACAAGTACGACTTCACTGCCCACTTTGGACCTGGTGATGGGACACCAAGCAGACTGTACGTGTGGCGTCGACTTCGGCAGGATGAGGAAGGAGGAGGTGGTCAGAGAGTTCGGACTGGAGCAGCCAAAGAAGCATAAAAGGGAAAGTAAGAAGGAAAAAAGACCCTCAAAGCAGAGAAGTGCTGAGATTTGGATATAG